In a single window of the Papaver somniferum cultivar HN1 chromosome 8, ASM357369v1, whole genome shotgun sequence genome:
- the LOC113305774 gene encoding glutamic acid-rich protein-like: MVTSSSSDYDYDSSSSSSEEDSKIYVSKARAKTDHAKEIVNSMPLNDLKVARDEFLKRKSREEIIVDYWEKRRRIQRKILEDEEKLRSRPDGIASDSYVEEEEPVWEPMERRSKPYPPHREIERLVKADLQDERDEEDYWDAIYGDLKEEEFPSSDSDSEKESEEDYMDDDDNESDDSDD, from the coding sequence atggtgacttccagcagcagtgattatgattatgattcttCTTCTAGCTCTTCTGAAGAGGATTCCAAGATTTATGTGTCCAAAGCACGTGCCAAGACAGATCATGCTAAGGAGATAGTGAATAGCATGCCTCTCAACGATCTAAAAGTTGCTCGTGATGAGTTCTTGAAGAGGAAATCCAGGGAGGAGATAATAGTTGATTATTGGGAGAAAAGGCGTAGAATTCAGCGAAAAATACTAGAAGATGAGGAGAAACTGCGATCTCGTCCTGATGGTATAGCGTCAGACTCATATGTTGAAGAAGAGGAACCCGTGTGGGAGCCGATGGAACGCAGAAGTAAGCCATATCCACCGCACAGGGAGATTGAGAGACTGGTTAAGGCTGATCTCCAAGATGAACGTGATGAAGAAGACTACTGGGACGCAATATATGGCGATCTCAAGGAGGAAGAATTCCCTAGTTCGGACAGTGATTCCGAGAAAGAGTCTGAAGAGGATTACATGGACGATGATGACAATGAATCCGACGATTCTGATGATTAG